In the Anaerobaca lacustris genome, GCCGTAAGACGAAGGCGCCCGCCGGCGCCCGGCAGAGGCGTCTGGACGACAAGAAGCATCGCAGCCGGCTCAAACAGCAGCGGAGCGGCAGGGACTGGCCATAGAACATCCCGACCGGCATCGGGATGACTCGGACGTCAAGATCGGTTTGTTGCAGGCCGGGGGCCTCACTTGCGTCGGCGCGTCCGCAGCCACACGACCACCGCCGTAATGATGACGATGACCAGGACCTCGCGCGGCCCCATCAGGAACATGCTCACCACGTCAATACTCTGCTCGTGTCCCATCGCTTTCCATCGTATACCAGGCCTGCGTCCGCCGGTCTGTGCCTTGTTGCCAACCGCCCCATTTGACCACGAACGCCGCAAAATGGCCAGCCCCATCTCAAACGGATCCGCCAGGGTCCTTCGGGGAAGCCCTCGGACGGCCGAGGCGGCCGCGCGGGCGTAACACAGCCGTAACACGACGGTAATACAATAAAACGGGGCCGGCACACCGCCGGAGGAAACTTGCGTTTGCGTAACCTCTGCTGTAACCGCCCCCTGGGATTCTCCCACCCTCCCGGCATCAGAACACTCGAAGAGAAAGTGTTTTTTGGCTGTAATAGATTTTTCTTCTGCGCGTCTTTAGAGGTGAGGAGCACCTATGGAATGGATGCTTGGACAACTCAATACGATGGGCGAAGCCTTTGTGGCGTTCGCCTTGCCTATGCTGGTCGAATCGGCCTTGTTGATCGGCCTGGTCCTTCTGGTTGCCTTTGCGATTCGGCACAAGGTCCGGGCCGCTCTGCGATGCGGGCTGGTTACGGCAGTCGTGCTGTACCTGGCGCTGACGCCGTTTCTTCCTTCGTATCCTCCTTCCCACTTCTTGCCTTCGGGCAACGCTGCCTTCGCAGACCCGACCACACACCAGGCAGCGGAACACCCGCGCGCTTCCCTATCCCGGCCCCTCACCGGACAGTCCCAGACCACCACGGTTGGGATAGGGAAGCCGCCCCACTCGATCACCTGGCAGGCCGGGGTGCTGTTGCTCTGGCTGGGTGGGGTCGTCGTTGTGGCGGCCGTCATGCTTCGACGTGCCTGCGCCGCCTGCCGCGACGTCGGTCGCTCCGAGGACGCCAATTTCCTGATGACCGACATCCTCTCTTATTGCCGCAAGCGCATGGGGATTAAGGGCAAGGTGCGTCTGTGTATCTCCGAGGACGGCACCCGACCGGCCGTATGCGGCCTGCGGCGGCCCGTCATCGTGGTCCCCCGCAATCTCGTGCCGAAGCTTGGCTCACGACATCTTCGCGACGTGCTGTTCCACGAACTGGCCCACGTCAAACGCCACGATCTATGGGCAAACGTTATCCAGAATGTCGTGCAGATAGTGCACTTTTACAATCCCTTCCTCTGGATCGCCGGGGCGGCGATTCGCCGTCTGCGGGACGAAGCGGCCGACGAAACCGTCCGCGAAACGGTCGGCGATGCCGACTGCGCTTACGCCCGGCGGCTCGCCGATGTCCGCCGCCTGGCCCCGCTGCCCGTCGCCGCCAACCTCGACCTCATCGGCGTCGCGTGATCGGCACAGGCGTTCCCGCCCTGCCATTTCCGGCCCCGTTCTGCATCGCTGTGGGACCGTCGAGATCGACAGGGACCGAAGCGCGGACGTCCCATTTCTGCCCAGCACTTCCAGAGTCCCGGAATAGGTCTTGAGAACTTCCCGTCGGCATGGTAGTATGCAGCCGGGATGAGTGAAGCCGGGGACGAATGGCAAATAGGCCGAGGCAGCCGAATGCGGTGCGCTCAGGCTGACCGCCGCAAGCGATGACCAACGTTGAAGGGATGAACGTGGCCGACGAGGAACAGGAAAAACGTGATTTGATCGACAGTGTGAAGCTGCGCCCCGGTGTTACGTTTGAAGCCGCCCGGCGCAAGCTGGAGAAGATAAAGCTCCCGAAGTTCGCGAAAGCGCTGAAGAAGTGCTGGGTCCAGGACCCGGATGGCGACGTCGCACTGGCGAGCAAATGCTGGTTCTTCTGCTGGGGCTGGAGCGGCCACAGCAGTGATCCGACGGCGGAGTATTGCAGCTTCTTGTGGAACGAGGTGTTTGACAAGGAGTACCGATGGTTCGATGCCAACATCGGCTATGAGTTTGCGCAGATGCATCGCAACGAGCAGGCGGCCTGTTCGTGAGGGGCCCGCCCTTTTCACGACCAGATCAGGTGTAACCTTTCGAAGCGGTCGTGCACTGTCAGAGTGAATGGGCCCAACAAACGAAACGAACGATCGAATCTGAAAAGGGGGCACATCATGAAGACGCAACTGATGGCAGCAATGACGTTCGTGTTGGTCTTTGGATTGGTCGCTACGGCCGAGACGGCGCCCGCCGTCGAGACCGAGACCGCTCGCATCAGCGCAAATGCCGTGCAGACGCCGTCCCCAGGCGTGGAGCCGAAGGGCGATCGGATCGGTCCGCGCGACCGAACACGCGGCGAGAACCCGCCTCGCGACGGCCGCGGCATCGGGCGCGGATATGCACGCGGGCCGCGCAATGGCCTCGGAGTCGGGCCCGCTCGCGGCTTCGGACGCGGCCAGGGGTATGGCTTGCGTGATGGCAGCGGCTTCGGACGCGGTCAGGGGTATGGTCTGCGTGACGGCAGCGGTGTCGGACGTGGGTTCGGACGCGGCCTGCGCGACGGCACCGGCCCGAACTGTCGGGTGAACTGACGATGCGAAACCCCAGTAAGGCAGCGGTGATTCGTACGGCCGCCTGTCAAGGCACTGTGTGACAACCTTGACAGGCGGCCGTCTCTGTGACCATTTGCAGCCGCGCCGGGCCGTGAGACTATCGAGCGCGGCGTCGCTGTCAGTCGAAGCTGTGCTGGGCGGGCAGGTAGGTATATGGCATCTGGACGTAATCGAATAGGTTCCAGGCCTTCTGTCCGGTCAGGCGATCGAGCATGTACGTCACGTTGAGGCCGAGGCCGACGTAGCCGTGACGCGTTTCCCGACGGAAGTACCGGTCGTCGCCGGAGACGTAGCCTCGCGTATAATAGCCCACGTGCACCTCCAGGGCCCGCATCATCGGGTCGTCGCTCTTTAGCAGACCGCCCAGCTTCAGGGCCAGCAGATATTTGTGGCCGGAGTAGTCGGTGAACGGGTCCAGGCGGTCGCCACGCAGGAACTGACGTGAGGGGATCCACTCGAGCCGAAAGTCCACGGATTCGGCCAGAGAGGGACTGAGCTGGCGAGCGTAGGCCAGTGCCGCGCCGCAGGTGTTGAAAAGCAGATCCTCCCAACTGAAGCCATGGTCCTTACTGAACCCGTCGCCGATCTCAACGAGGGTGGTGTGGGCCCAACTGGTCAGCGTGCCGTACAGGGCCGCCTCGCGTGGCTCGAAATCCCAGGAGGCGTAGAGCTGGCTGTACAGCATGGCCAGCGCATAGTTGGCCCAGGCATGGCCCAGCTTGTCGGCTCCCCCGTACTTGGTGTCTCGCTCGAACCAACCCTCGTCCTGAAACGTGAAACCCGAGCTGCCGTGCTTCCATGCGATGGACCCAAAACCCAGGATCGCCGCGGCGCCCCCGACGTTC is a window encoding:
- a CDS encoding M56 family metallopeptidase, whose amino-acid sequence is MEWMLGQLNTMGEAFVAFALPMLVESALLIGLVLLVAFAIRHKVRAALRCGLVTAVVLYLALTPFLPSYPPSHFLPSGNAAFADPTTHQAAEHPRASLSRPLTGQSQTTTVGIGKPPHSITWQAGVLLLWLGGVVVVAAVMLRRACAACRDVGRSEDANFLMTDILSYCRKRMGIKGKVRLCISEDGTRPAVCGLRRPVIVVPRNLVPKLGSRHLRDVLFHELAHVKRHDLWANVIQNVVQIVHFYNPFLWIAGAAIRRLRDEAADETVRETVGDADCAYARRLADVRRLAPLPVAANLDLIGVA
- a CDS encoding DUF2279 domain-containing protein, whose protein sequence is MVASFSTTRHGTPPARRRALAVILLLTFVLPARAQHPVSPWPELWPNGAPTPDAANGIEDSSSWPFTTDPEADSFWTRRRKVLALNVGGAAAILGFGSIAWKHGSSGFTFQDEGWFERDTKYGGADKLGHAWANYALAMLYSQLYASWDFEPREAALYGTLTSWAHTTLVEIGDGFSKDHGFSWEDLLFNTCGAALAYARQLSPSLAESVDFRLEWIPSRQFLRGDRLDPFTDYSGHKYLLALKLGGLLKSDDPMMRALEVHVGYYTRGYVSGDDRYFRRETRHGYVGLGLNVTYMLDRLTGQKAWNLFDYVQMPYTYLPAQHSFD